A genomic stretch from Aedes albopictus strain Foshan chromosome 2, AalbF5, whole genome shotgun sequence includes:
- the LOC115268837 gene encoding uncharacterized protein LOC115268837, with protein sequence MASENYSLDDSGNLNRTANSQRTLVTPPGSDFVDSLKGAVGGLNPARTPRIVWADQMLMGASAHGPEVHGLSLDSRLPVPNNLQAEMDHAARLQLSAEGFPLPFRGVPSSTRLERAAGNDSDDLPADLMGFSEPGAEMTRGTNPFLTPGYRGPEGTRSNTGLRERQTQSLNGSFLLPRDDAVPLLNSTVQPIVSSGTTMTNGRPTMPRPAFDSQPSSSTQGHRMLGAVQTNVPAYRNGGCRTSISETGVSTQYVWGQTEGIAQTGRQPPVNESDTSHNYVHVSEIQNYVQTYVRQLLTGQPNRPVVPDMVVNHLAQEIGSIGLHNPGVPDVSRTPDGVHVVSQEPPRLPAPLQMRNADRSGLQPESRGSPINHETPPAFREVLRNSWPSFVNPGYPRSPVGPTVRDQLPEPRFRTNYPLNASPNVQPTNEEGTQYQMRRGRLPHQTCNIMEKWPKFAGDANPTPVIDFLRQIELLSRSYQISKEELRTHAHLLFKEDAYVWYSAYEPKFNSWDTLLYYLRMRYDNPNRDRFIREDLRNRKQRPNELFSAFLTDIENLSQRMNKRISDEEKFDIVVENMKMSYKRRLALEEISSLEHLAQLCYRFDALEGNLYHPRGPTKTPLVNEIFVDEKEAADAEDLTDELEVAALQARRNPKDPSTSNIRATNDRTQSLCWNCRKSGHLWRECDQKKGIFCHMCGHPDTTAFRCPQQHDLRTAFESKPKND encoded by the coding sequence ATGGCCTCGGAGAACTACAGCCTAGATGATAGTGGGAATTTGAACCGTACGGCGAATTCGCAAAGAACGCTGGTTACTCCACCAGGTTCCGACTTCGTTGATTCTTTGAAGGGAGCAGTTGGTGGTTTGAATCCCGCTCGCACACCGCGTATAGTCTGGGCAGACCAAATGCTGATGGGAGCTTCCGCTCACGGACCCGAAGTCCACGGATTGTCGTTAGATAGTCGTCTTCCAGTCCCGAATAACTTGCAGGCCGAAATGGACCACGCTGCAAGACTCCAGCTTTCGGCCGAAGGATTCCCGCTTCCTTTCCGGGGAGTTCCGTCCAGTACCAGGTTGGAGAGAGCGGCTGGAAATGACTCCGATGATTTGCCGGCGGATTTGATGGGATTTTCCGAACCAGGAGCGGAGATGACACGGGGTACCAATCCATTTTTGACACCCGGTTATCGGGGACCAGAAGGCACGAGAAGTAACACTGGCCTCCGCGAACGGCAAACACAATCGCTTAATGGATCATTTCTGCTACCTCGAGACGACGCTGTACCGCTACTGAATTCCACCGTGCAGCCGATCGTTTCATCGGGAACCACGATGACAAATGGAAGGCCAACAATGCCTCGTCCTGCGTTCGACTCTCAGCCGTCGTCTTCAACGCAAGGTCACCGAATGTTAGGTGCGGTTCAAACCAATGTTCCCGCATATCGGAATGGAGGTTGTCGTACATCCATCAGTGAAACTGGAGTATCCACGCAGTACGTCTGGGGGCAAACGGAAGGAATCGCACAAACCGGTCGTCAACCACCTGTAAATGAGAGTGATACGTCGCATAACTATGTACATGTGTCGGAAATTCAAAACTATGTGCAGACTTACGTCCGCCAACTCTTGACTGGCCAACCGAATCGTCCCGTTGTTCCAGATATGGTCGTTAACCACTTGGCTCAAGAAATCGGAAGTATCGGCCTACATAATCCCGGAGTTCCTGATGTGTCTCGTACTCCGGATGGAGTTCATGTTGTCTCTCAGGAACCGCCCAGGTTGCCAGCGCCTCTGCAGATGCGGAATGCGGATAGATCAGGCCTACAACCTGAAAGTAGGGGAAGTCCAATAAATCACGAGACCCCTCCAGCATTCAGGGAGGTTCTACGAAATTCGTGGCCCAGCTTTGTAAACCCTGGATATCCTCGATCTCCCGTCGGACCAACGGTTCGAGATCAACTCCCAGAACCGCGTTTTCGTACGAATTATCCATTGAATGCTTCACCAAATGTTCAACCGACAAATGAGGAAGGAACCCAATACCAGATGAGACGGGGTAGGCTGCCGCATCAAACTTGCAACATTATGGAGAAATGGCCCAAGTTTGCGGGGGACGCAAATCCGACTCCTGTGATTGACTTCTTGCGACAAATTGAACTTTTGAGTCGTTCGTATCAAATTTCCAAGGAAGAGTTGAGAACCCATGCACACCTCCTCTTCAAAGAAGACGCTTATGTCTGGTATTCTGCCTACGAGCCTAAGTTCAATTCCTGGGATACCTTGTTGTATTACTTGCGCATGAGGTATGACAACCCGAATAGGGATCGATTCATTCGGGAGGATCTGCGAAATCGAAAACAACGTCCTAACGAGCTGTTCAGTGCGTTCCTCACGGACATTGAAAATCTGTCTCAGCGGATGAACAAAAGGATTTCCGACGAGGAGAAATTCGACATTGTGGTAGAGAACATGAAGATGTCCTACAAACGGCGACTAGCATTAGAGGAAATTTCGTCATTGGAACACTTGGCACAACTGTGCTACAGATTTGACGCGTTGGAGGGAAACTTGTATCATCCTCGTGGTCCAACTAAAACACCGTTGGTCAATGAGATCTTCGTGGATGAGAAGGAAGCCGCGGACGCCGAGGACCTGACCGATGAACTGGAGGTAGCTGCGCTTCAGGCGCGTAGGAATCCCAAGGACCCATCAACGTCGAATATTCGGGCAACCAATGACCGAACCCAATCTCTTTGCTGGAATTGCAGAAAATCCGGACATCTGTGGAGAGAATGCGATCAAAAGAAAGGTATCTTCTGTCACATGTGTGGTCATCCGGATACTACTGCGTTCAGATGCCCACAGCAGCATGATCTGCGGACTGCGTTCGAGTCCAAGCCAAAAAACGATTAA